One stretch of Longimicrobium sp. DNA includes these proteins:
- a CDS encoding LysM peptidoglycan-binding domain-containing protein translates to MKKAALVAAATLAAAGPLAAQRDTVPEGRVHVVRRGDTLWDLAREYMSDPFLWPEIFRLNTDVVRDPRWIYPNERLVLPTGVSGRAQEGEHTVFYRGPQDSPRDRLTILPAGSAEYPVVRTGDYYRAAFLARDNEIRPLGRVAEIVSPTVVPLESPPTIQVYDKVYVAGEAGAAFRIGDRIQFVRPARELRPYGRVWSPTGVGTVANVDGNVATVVVVRMYDPVRPGDLVVPMAPFPVRAGVMPAASAGLQGRIFAFEKAHPAQAVEEIAFLDVGRQAGVKEGDEFEVFLPRERRDWGTRPEIPVARLQVVKVTDQTASARITNMQQPAIVVGQPVRRVAAMP, encoded by the coding sequence GTGAAGAAAGCCGCACTCGTCGCAGCCGCCACCCTGGCCGCCGCGGGCCCGCTGGCGGCGCAGCGCGACACCGTGCCGGAAGGGCGCGTGCACGTGGTCCGCCGCGGCGACACGCTGTGGGACCTGGCCCGGGAGTACATGTCGGACCCCTTCCTGTGGCCCGAGATCTTCCGGCTGAACACCGACGTGGTGCGCGACCCGCGCTGGATCTACCCCAACGAGCGGCTGGTGCTGCCCACGGGCGTGTCCGGGCGGGCGCAGGAGGGCGAGCACACCGTGTTCTACCGCGGCCCGCAGGACTCGCCGCGCGACCGGCTGACCATCCTTCCCGCCGGCTCGGCCGAATACCCGGTGGTGCGCACGGGCGACTACTACCGCGCCGCCTTCCTGGCGCGCGACAACGAGATCCGGCCGCTGGGGCGCGTGGCCGAGATCGTGTCGCCCACCGTGGTGCCGCTGGAGAGCCCGCCCACCATCCAGGTGTACGACAAGGTGTACGTGGCGGGCGAGGCCGGCGCCGCCTTCCGCATCGGCGACCGCATCCAGTTCGTGCGCCCCGCCCGCGAGCTGCGCCCGTACGGCCGCGTTTGGTCGCCCACCGGCGTGGGCACGGTGGCGAACGTGGACGGGAACGTGGCCACGGTGGTCGTGGTCCGCATGTACGACCCGGTCCGCCCCGGCGACCTGGTGGTGCCGATGGCGCCCTTCCCGGTGCGCGCGGGGGTGATGCCGGCGGCGTCGGCGGGGCTGCAGGGGCGCATCTTCGCCTTCGAGAAGGCGCACCCGGCGCAGGCCGTGGAGGAGATCGCCTTCCTGGACGTGGGCCGGCAGGCGGGGGTGAAGGAGGGCGACGAGTTCGAGGTGTTCCTCCCCCGCGAGCGCCGCGACTGGGGTACGCGCCCCGAGATCCCCGTCGCCCGGCTGCAGGTGGTGAAGGTGACGGACCAGACCGCCAGCGCTCGCATCACCAACATGCAGCAGCCGGCCATCGTGGTCGGCCAGCCGGTCCGGCGCGTGGCGGCGATGCCCTGA